CAAGTGCCAACTTGCCAACCTCTGGTGAAGCCGCCTCTATCAGCCACTAGTgagggcaaggctcaaccttgctAGTGGCCAATGAGGTGAAGCTTGCCCCTGTCAATCACCAAGGTCCAAAGaccagctagaggaagaagaaagggaaaaagaaaaaaatgagagacaaaaatgaaaaaaaaaatgtaaatgaaaagaaaaaattcaaagaaagtattaataattataaaaaattattcatgtcaacaCCGGCTACACTTATATAGAACGGCCGGCaccatgttagtgattttagGTCAAATTTAGCttgatggactaaattgacataaatgcaaaagTATTAGGACTcaaatggacaaaaaaaaagatttaggactaaattgattaatttcaatAAGATTAAGacttttttgtaattctccctATAAAAGGCAAAGCGATATGTCCGTGGAACGTCTACAGCCAATCACTAAGATTAAGAGACAGCAATCACGTTCTTCTTGGCACAAAGCAATGGCTTGTCCGAAGCTCAtcttgtcttgcttgttgcttCAGTTGATGTTCTCGTTTCTTGTTCTTAAGGTCGCTCACGGTCAAGGTCTCGAAGTAGGGTTTTACCAGAAGGCATGCCCAAATGCAGAGGCAATCGTGAAGGAAGTCATCGGCCAAGTCATGTCCGTCGCTCCGAGTCTCTCTGGCCCTCTCTTGAGGCTGCATTTTCATGATTGTTTCGTTAGGGTAAGTAAGAGAGCAAGCTCACATGCTTCTCTTCCTACTATGCATCCGAAGTTTACCATTTTCGAATTACATGATAATTTGCATGTAACTAATGTTCGGATTCTAAGATGAGTAGTAATTGGCaaaaaaagagggtgagaagtTAGATCTTGGGCTTTCATCTGAAGGGTAAATGCATGGTAGGGATGCATAGAGATTCACAAAATTGAATTGCCGGACAAcaatttgataaaatgaaaaatgtgtaTTCGATCTAGTAATATCCTAATAAATGTTATTTGGCTCTCATCATCCTTCTCTTGATTCGTCTTTGGTTACGAACTATTGTCTTCATGGACTCGTGGTTGAATAAAATGCTTTGTTTCTGGGCTTTTCCACAGGGTTGTGAAGGTTCGGTACTATTGAACTCTCCGACCAATCAATCCGAGAAGGATGCCCCTCAGAATCACAACCTTCGAGGTTTCCAAACGATAGATAGAGTCAAAACGGCATTGGAGAAGGCATGCCCCGGCATCGTTTCGTGTGCTGACATCTTGGCCCTTGTCGCTAGAGACGTTGTCGTCGCGGTGCGTGCATATTCATACATCACATCCTCTgtattttattctcaaatttgaatcttTGTTACATAAGTACGACGTTAGtagaattctcaatttttgcaaACAATCTGTGTTATGTCCttggaaaaacaaatattagcCACACGTATAATAGAGAATAAGCACCGACAATTTTTGTTAATgagaaatgcatttttatatagaatttggggttttttttttttttttttttttttttttgttgttgtcacTTTAGACTGGAGGACTTTTCTATGACGTGGAAACCGGACGAAGAGATGGGTGTGTTTCTATTTTGGGGGAGGCATCTAACGATTTAATACCGTCTACAGCCAACATTACTACTCTGAAAGCAGATTTTGCAAAGAGAGGCCTCAGCGTGAAGGACCTTGTTGTCTTATCAGGTAACGCCTAATCTCCAATTACTGCTTCACATGctttgtaaaatattttggggaaattttcgaAAAGATGTGCCAATGTCCGTACTTAGCTTAGGCAACACAGGTCAAGCTTAGCCATCTTCCCTTTCATTCTTCAGGTGGTCTGTAATTTTCCATGCACTCAGGCAAAATGAAACGAAGTTacttatgcaatttttt
This genomic stretch from Eucalyptus grandis isolate ANBG69807.140 chromosome 3, ASM1654582v1, whole genome shotgun sequence harbors:
- the LOC104437647 gene encoding peroxidase 27 encodes the protein MACPKLILSCLLLQLMFSFLVLKVAHGQGLEVGFYQKACPNAEAIVKEVIGQVMSVAPSLSGPLLRLHFHDCFVRGCEGSVLLNSPTNQSEKDAPQNHNLRGFQTIDRVKTALEKACPGIVSCADILALVARDVVVATGGLFYDVETGRRDGCVSILGEASNDLIPSTANITTLKADFAKRGLSVKDLVVLSGGHTIGTSHCTAFSNRLYNFTGKGDTDPTLDSNYVARLKLSCKPNDQTTLVEMDPGSVRTFDIKYFDLIAKRRGLFTSDAALLDDSQTKAYLDFQIKTGGSTFFKDFGESMVKMGRIGVLTETSGEVRKVCSKVN